A genomic region of Pseudomonas sp. MPC6 contains the following coding sequences:
- a CDS encoding OprD family porin, with protein sequence MRELFTRGAIVSAGILASLSPELMAQGFLEDSHGKLSLRNYYFNDDYRDGGNDRKEWAQGFLLNLQSGYTAGTVGFGLDALGLAGLKLDSSPTHAGTGLLPVHDDGHAADGFSSLGVTAKMRIGDAVVKTGNLLPKIPVLVYNDGRLLPQTFRGTQVEYSGIRNLYLHTGHLDKFKQRNSTDSVDIYPQGYTGDKGTDFDFAGAVYTFTPNLSGTWYYGEMREFYRQQFLGLVHKLPVGGGNLTSDLRYFISSDAGEARNGEVDADMFSGLFTYRLGAQAIGVGYQKVTGDTALPYTSVSTVYSFTNAGVGKFIQGGEQTWMLRYDYDFAAVVPGLTFMTRYYKGENGDYKGREAREWESDTNLRYVIQSSAFKGLGMEVRKATYRSTYASDRDNWRLYLTYDIALW encoded by the coding sequence ATGCGTGAGCTGTTCACGAGAGGCGCGATTGTATCCGCGGGAATACTGGCGAGCCTGTCCCCGGAGCTGATGGCTCAGGGGTTTCTGGAGGATTCGCACGGCAAACTCTCCCTGCGTAATTATTACTTCAACGACGATTACCGCGATGGCGGCAACGACCGCAAAGAGTGGGCACAGGGCTTTCTGCTCAACCTGCAATCGGGTTACACCGCTGGCACGGTCGGCTTTGGCCTGGATGCGTTGGGGCTGGCCGGGCTCAAGCTGGACTCAAGCCCGACCCATGCCGGCACGGGTTTGTTGCCGGTACACGATGACGGCCATGCGGCGGACGGGTTTTCCAGCCTGGGCGTGACGGCGAAAATGCGCATTGGCGATGCCGTGGTGAAAACCGGCAATCTGCTGCCGAAGATTCCAGTGCTGGTCTACAACGACGGTCGATTGCTGCCGCAGACCTTTCGCGGCACTCAAGTGGAATACTCCGGTATCCGTAATCTCTACCTGCACACCGGGCATCTGGATAAATTCAAACAGCGCAACTCCACCGACAGTGTCGATATTTACCCTCAGGGCTACACGGGTGACAAGGGCACGGATTTCGACTTTGCCGGCGCCGTCTACACCTTCACCCCAAACCTCAGCGGCACCTGGTACTACGGCGAAATGCGCGAGTTCTACCGCCAGCAATTTCTCGGCCTGGTGCACAAGCTTCCAGTGGGCGGCGGCAACCTGACCAGCGACCTGCGTTACTTCATCAGTAGCGATGCGGGCGAGGCACGCAACGGCGAAGTTGATGCCGACATGTTCAGTGGTCTGTTTACCTATCGCCTGGGCGCTCAAGCGATCGGTGTGGGGTATCAGAAAGTCACCGGCGACACAGCGTTGCCCTACACCAGTGTCTCCACGGTGTACTCGTTCACGAATGCAGGTGTCGGAAAATTCATTCAGGGCGGAGAGCAAACCTGGATGCTGCGATACGACTATGACTTCGCTGCCGTTGTGCCCGGATTGACCTTCATGACGCGTTACTACAAGGGTGAGAACGGCGATTACAAGGGACGGGAAGCCCGCGAGTGGGAGTCGGATACCAACCTTCGTTATGTCATTCAGAGCAGCGCCTTCAAAGGGCTGGGGATGGAAGTGCGCAAGGCGACTTATCGTTCGACCTACGCCAGCGATCGGGACAACTGGCGGCTTTATCTGACGTATGACATTGCATTGTGGTGA
- a CDS encoding LysR family transcriptional regulator — MNFKQLEAFKAIMATGSTIGAATRMGLSQSAVSRLLTQLEEALGFALFLRKKGRLMATPEAEELLTEVAGLVDGMQRVQRLADELRVGRSRKRLLKVGVPTSMTQELLPKIVADFLKSHEDIVVELLTGSYDMIERAVLDRSADLGFVRLPTDLPDFDIEPVLETEGVCVMPADHPLTRHTFIEVQHLRDVPLVLLGRQRALRAELNQVFRAANLTPQVRIEVHSVGAACSFVAEGLGVSIVNGLLASHFAHLPIVTRPFRPALPYAFGLAFRHDEPRPSIVSAFAEHLKRRLSESCAAGK; from the coding sequence GTGAATTTCAAGCAACTCGAAGCTTTCAAGGCAATCATGGCCACCGGTTCGACCATCGGCGCGGCAACGCGAATGGGCCTGTCTCAATCGGCGGTCAGCCGCTTGCTGACGCAGCTGGAAGAGGCCCTGGGGTTTGCCTTGTTTCTGCGTAAAAAGGGCCGGTTGATGGCCACGCCTGAAGCCGAAGAACTGCTCACCGAAGTGGCCGGGCTGGTGGACGGCATGCAGCGCGTCCAGCGCCTGGCCGACGAGTTGCGGGTCGGTCGCTCGCGCAAGCGTCTGCTCAAGGTGGGCGTGCCGACCAGCATGACCCAAGAGCTGTTGCCGAAGATCGTCGCCGATTTTCTCAAGAGCCACGAAGACATTGTCGTCGAGTTGCTGACCGGCTCTTACGACATGATCGAGCGGGCGGTGCTTGATCGCTCGGCAGACCTGGGATTCGTGCGATTACCCACCGACCTGCCGGACTTTGACATCGAGCCGGTGCTGGAAACCGAAGGCGTTTGTGTGATGCCGGCGGATCATCCGCTGACCCGCCACACGTTCATCGAAGTCCAGCATTTGCGTGACGTACCGCTGGTGCTGCTGGGTCGCCAACGCGCGCTGCGAGCGGAGCTCAACCAAGTCTTTCGCGCGGCGAACCTGACCCCGCAAGTGCGGATCGAAGTGCACTCGGTCGGCGCGGCGTGCAGCTTCGTCGCCGAGGGTCTGGGGGTCTCGATCGTCAATGGTTTGCTGGCCAGCCACTTCGCTCACCTGCCGATTGTCACCCGGCCGTTTCGGCCTGCCCTGCCCTATGCATTTGGCTTGGCATTCCGCCACGACGAGCCGCGCCCAAGCATTGTCAGTGCCTTTGCCGAGCACCTCAAGCGGCGCCTCAGCGAGTCGTGCGCCGCGGGTAAATGA
- a CDS encoding AbgT family transporter, producing the protein MSELQITLPPPSAASTTVDSGKTGQRKPINPAIILLSIVLLAVAFTYAVSSGTFQRQNALVVPGSYQVLEKSHSLTQLFSLEPRKTNDAVARPVSLVEGFMAIPQGIEKRAALIFMVLFIGGMFGVLNKAGVIDAGLERLLGMTRGNIYVLVPMLMLVFSAGSTFMGLAKEFILIVPLMVAMANRLGLSNLIGLAIVCISVKIGYLASITNPVALSVAQPMVGLPIFSGMSMRIAAYALFLSVGIAFVLWSIHKQGFDASAKINFEHKPLPIRHLLNLLVLGSGIAFMVFASTRWQWKYHELSAFYLLLSIAFAAIAGLGASATANAFVDGMKKVLIAGVLIGLATAVEIILTTGQVLDTIVNGLASVVSDHGPIVSAYGMFFSQLGLDVLIPSTSGQAAVTMPIFGPLGQLSGVSPQTTVYAFLLGNGLTNMITPTSSGLLVLLATAQVGWGQWARYVLPLFLIYLVLAMILLAIAVTTGY; encoded by the coding sequence ATGAGCGAACTACAGATCACTCTCCCCCCGCCGAGCGCCGCCTCCACGACAGTGGACTCCGGCAAAACCGGCCAACGCAAACCCATCAACCCGGCGATCATCCTGCTGAGCATCGTCTTGCTCGCGGTCGCATTCACGTATGCGGTCAGCTCCGGCACCTTCCAGCGCCAGAACGCGCTGGTGGTGCCGGGTTCCTATCAGGTCCTGGAAAAGAGCCATTCGCTGACGCAGTTGTTCTCCCTGGAGCCGCGCAAAACCAATGACGCCGTGGCCCGACCGGTGTCCCTGGTCGAAGGCTTCATGGCCATTCCCCAAGGCATCGAAAAGCGTGCAGCGCTGATTTTCATGGTGCTGTTCATCGGTGGCATGTTCGGCGTTCTGAACAAGGCCGGCGTGATCGACGCCGGCCTCGAACGCTTGCTGGGGATGACCCGGGGCAACATCTACGTGCTGGTGCCAATGCTGATGCTGGTGTTCTCGGCCGGCAGTACCTTCATGGGGCTGGCCAAGGAATTCATCCTGATCGTGCCGCTGATGGTGGCCATGGCCAATCGACTGGGGTTGTCGAACCTGATCGGGCTGGCCATCGTGTGTATCTCGGTGAAGATCGGCTACCTGGCTTCCATCACCAACCCTGTGGCGCTGTCAGTCGCGCAACCGATGGTCGGCTTGCCGATTTTCAGCGGCATGAGCATGCGGATCGCGGCCTACGCCCTGTTCCTGAGTGTCGGTATTGCTTTCGTGCTGTGGAGCATCCACAAACAGGGCTTCGACGCCAGCGCGAAAATCAACTTCGAACACAAACCGTTGCCGATCCGCCACCTGTTGAACCTGCTGGTTCTTGGCAGCGGCATCGCGTTCATGGTCTTTGCCTCAACCCGCTGGCAGTGGAAGTACCACGAGCTTTCGGCGTTCTATCTGTTGTTGAGCATCGCCTTCGCCGCCATCGCCGGTCTTGGCGCCAGTGCCACTGCAAACGCGTTCGTCGACGGCATGAAAAAAGTGCTGATCGCCGGCGTGCTGATCGGCCTCGCAACCGCGGTTGAAATCATCCTCACCACCGGACAGGTGCTGGACACCATCGTCAACGGCCTGGCCAGCGTAGTGAGTGATCATGGCCCGATCGTATCGGCCTATGGCATGTTCTTCTCGCAACTGGGGCTGGACGTACTGATCCCTTCGACGTCCGGTCAGGCCGCGGTGACCATGCCGATTTTCGGCCCGCTCGGCCAACTCTCCGGTGTCAGCCCGCAAACCACCGTGTATGCGTTTCTGCTGGGCAACGGACTGACCAACATGATCACGCCGACCTCCAGCGGCTTGCTGGTGCTGCTGGCCACCGCGCAAGTCGGCTGGGGCCAATGGGCGCGCTACGTCCTGCCGCTGTTCCTGATTTACCTGGTGCTGGCGATGATCCTTCTGGCCATCGCCGTGACCACCGGCTACTGA
- a CDS encoding CocE/NonD family hydrolase, with product MQILRDQSVPMRDGVYLATDIYLPANIEGPFPVVIERTPYDKSKPSRSERQLDGQHISRQAMAARFTEQGFVAIFQDCRGRYASEGVFTKYTAEGEDGFDTLAWIVEQPWCNGRIGSMGLSYAAHTQLAMACLHPPGLSSMVLDSGGFANAFQCGIRQGGAFELKQATWAWRQAKESPAALADPQIREALEQEDIHQWFARMPWQPGQSPIRHVPEYEAYLLEQWAQGSFSDYWRKPGIYAEGHYHDLPDIPVLFMSSWYDAYVSSTLANYCAFKLHNSTPQHLIMGPWLHGDRNISHSGDVEFGAAASFDGRVAENWLTCRLNWFERSLKDQPTKALADAPVKVFLMGGGDGTPDDKGRLQHGGRWLHSQQWPLPGSQPLSLYLDHERQLSRERPVMREATLSYRADPDHPVPTIGGALTSGAPVFAGGAFDQRERPDFFGTRGNNQPLSEREDVLSFQTPPLTEDLIIAGPLYIELWIESDAPDTDFTAKLVDIYPPSAHYPDGYAMNITDGIRRSRYRDSWENPEPLQPGKRVKVVIEPFATCNVFKRGHRLRLDIASSNFPRFDVNPNSGEAEGQAQNKRIAINTVHLSQDFASRLVLTTLPAEALPALERQPADSG from the coding sequence ATGCAAATTTTGCGCGACCAGTCGGTCCCCATGCGCGATGGCGTGTACCTGGCCACCGACATCTATCTGCCTGCAAACATTGAAGGTCCGTTTCCGGTCGTGATCGAACGCACGCCTTACGACAAAAGCAAACCGTCGCGCTCGGAGAGGCAGCTCGACGGGCAGCACATTTCCCGCCAGGCGATGGCGGCACGGTTCACCGAGCAAGGGTTTGTAGCGATCTTCCAGGACTGTCGCGGGCGTTACGCCTCCGAAGGGGTATTCACCAAGTACACCGCTGAAGGCGAGGACGGCTTCGACACGCTCGCCTGGATCGTCGAGCAACCCTGGTGCAACGGCCGGATTGGCAGCATGGGTTTGTCTTACGCGGCCCACACGCAACTGGCGATGGCTTGCCTGCATCCACCGGGGCTGAGCAGCATGGTGCTGGACTCGGGTGGTTTTGCCAACGCGTTCCAGTGCGGCATCCGTCAAGGTGGCGCGTTCGAGCTCAAGCAAGCGACCTGGGCCTGGCGACAGGCCAAGGAAAGCCCGGCAGCGCTGGCCGATCCACAGATTCGCGAGGCGCTGGAACAGGAGGATATTCATCAATGGTTTGCCCGCATGCCATGGCAACCGGGCCAGTCACCCATTCGCCACGTGCCGGAATACGAAGCCTATCTGCTTGAACAATGGGCCCAGGGCAGCTTCAGCGATTACTGGCGTAAACCGGGAATTTACGCGGAGGGGCATTACCATGACCTGCCGGATATCCCGGTGCTGTTCATGTCCAGCTGGTATGACGCGTATGTCAGTTCGACCCTCGCCAACTACTGCGCATTCAAACTTCATAACAGCACACCGCAACATTTGATCATGGGACCTTGGCTGCACGGTGATCGCAACATCAGTCACAGCGGCGATGTCGAGTTCGGCGCAGCTGCATCCTTCGACGGCCGAGTGGCCGAGAACTGGCTGACGTGCCGGCTGAACTGGTTCGAGCGCTCACTCAAGGACCAGCCCACCAAAGCGCTGGCCGACGCGCCGGTAAAAGTGTTCCTGATGGGTGGCGGTGACGGTACGCCTGATGACAAGGGTCGTCTGCAACACGGCGGTCGCTGGTTGCACAGCCAACAATGGCCACTACCTGGCAGCCAGCCACTGAGTCTGTATCTGGACCATGAGCGGCAGTTGAGCCGGGAACGTCCGGTCATGCGCGAGGCAACGCTGAGCTATCGCGCTGACCCCGACCACCCGGTCCCCACCATCGGCGGCGCATTGACGTCCGGTGCCCCGGTGTTCGCGGGCGGGGCTTTCGATCAACGTGAGCGACCCGACTTTTTCGGCACCCGCGGCAACAATCAACCGCTGTCGGAGCGCGAAGACGTACTGAGTTTTCAGACGCCGCCGCTGACCGAAGACCTGATCATTGCCGGCCCGCTGTACATCGAGCTATGGATTGAGAGCGACGCGCCCGACACGGACTTTACCGCCAAACTGGTGGACATCTACCCGCCGAGCGCGCACTACCCCGACGGCTACGCGATGAACATTACCGATGGCATTCGTCGCAGCCGTTACCGGGACTCATGGGAAAATCCCGAGCCACTGCAACCGGGTAAAAGGGTCAAAGTGGTGATCGAGCCGTTCGCGACCTGCAACGTATTCAAACGCGGCCATCGCTTGCGCCTGGACATTGCCAGCAGCAATTTTCCGCGCTTCGACGTGAACCCCAATAGCGGTGAAGCCGAGGGTCAGGCACAAAACAAACGCATCGCCATCAACACCGTGCACCTGAGCCAGGACTTTGCCTCCCGGCTGGTGCTGACGACGCTCCCGGCAGAGGCATTGCCGGCACTGGAGCGTCAGCCGGCAGATTCCGGCTGA
- a CDS encoding phosphatase PAP2 family protein, with protein sequence MLTSSRSRFYWMNFGIPLACALVVFLLFDLTRIDIAFNDLFYDPVTQTFPLDHVYWFEKITHKWARIIPNWTGEIAIVGALLSFLWPRLKAEKHSTIIAFLEKIKVAPVLRFANRHRRDFLYVVLAFSISTGVIHYLKGHTSVYCPIETTQYGGKIEHKEWYQNFDLLKVAGKGRCWPGGHASGGFTMLALYFVARRYRWRYSKAVMYGSLALGFVYGTTRVLQGWHYMSHTFWAGIFVWLACLLTALAFYGRARLELPVLQKHEEPALMAQPESAG encoded by the coding sequence ATGCTGACTTCCTCCCGCTCACGTTTCTACTGGATGAACTTCGGTATCCCGCTGGCCTGTGCGCTCGTGGTGTTCCTGCTGTTCGACCTGACCCGCATCGACATCGCCTTCAACGATCTTTTTTATGATCCGGTGACGCAGACGTTTCCGTTGGACCATGTGTATTGGTTCGAAAAGATCACCCATAAATGGGCGCGGATCATCCCGAACTGGACCGGCGAGATCGCCATCGTCGGCGCCTTGCTGTCGTTTCTCTGGCCGCGCCTGAAGGCTGAAAAGCATTCGACCATCATCGCGTTTCTGGAAAAAATCAAAGTCGCGCCGGTGCTGCGGTTTGCCAACAGGCACCGCCGTGATTTCCTGTACGTGGTGCTCGCGTTTTCCATCAGCACCGGCGTAATCCACTACCTCAAGGGCCATACCAGTGTGTATTGCCCGATCGAAACGACCCAGTATGGGGGGAAGATTGAACACAAGGAGTGGTATCAGAATTTCGATCTGCTGAAGGTTGCCGGGAAAGGGCGCTGCTGGCCGGGCGGTCATGCTTCGGGTGGTTTTACCATGCTGGCGTTGTACTTCGTCGCACGCCGCTATCGCTGGCGCTATTCCAAAGCGGTGATGTACGGCTCGCTGGCACTCGGTTTCGTCTACGGCACGACGCGGGTTCTGCAAGGCTGGCATTACATGTCCCACACCTTTTGGGCCGGGATCTTCGTGTGGCTGGCGTGTTTGCTGACGGCGCTGGCGTTTTATGGGCGAGCGCGGCTGGAGCTGCCGGTTCTGCAAAAGCATGAAGAACCGGCATTGATGGCTCAGCCGGAATCTGCCGGCTGA
- a CDS encoding histidine phosphatase family protein, translating into MELRLSLFGIKRSLDLSRLARYRNAAVVLASALLVIPLTVWLLQPAAVPDLADGNVAGARALATGWAKGDMIVLVRHVERCDHSSAACLSGNDGITERSRSVAVAVGAQFEQLGLDKADIYNSPLMRTAQSAGYMFNKISFDEDWLINCKGTMLRDALAHKVAGRNLILVTHSECMSQLLKDLKLPTSTLGYGASLFIFAETLQAPRMLGFIEASDWGSVTRE; encoded by the coding sequence GTGGAATTGAGACTGAGTCTATTCGGGATTAAACGCTCCCTCGACCTGAGCCGCCTGGCCCGCTATCGCAACGCGGCTGTGGTGCTGGCCTCGGCGCTGCTGGTGATCCCGTTGACGGTATGGCTGTTGCAACCCGCCGCCGTGCCGGACCTGGCTGACGGTAATGTAGCCGGCGCCCGTGCGTTGGCGACCGGCTGGGCCAAAGGTGACATGATCGTGCTGGTGCGCCACGTCGAGCGTTGCGATCACTCCTCGGCAGCCTGCCTGAGCGGAAATGATGGCATCACCGAGCGTTCTCGCAGCGTGGCAGTGGCGGTGGGTGCTCAGTTCGAGCAACTGGGCTTGGACAAGGCCGACATCTACAACAGCCCGCTCATGCGGACAGCGCAGAGCGCCGGCTACATGTTCAACAAGATCAGTTTCGATGAAGACTGGTTGATCAACTGCAAGGGAACCATGTTGCGTGACGCCCTGGCGCACAAAGTGGCCGGCCGCAATCTGATTCTGGTCACCCACAGCGAATGCATGTCGCAACTGCTGAAAGACCTCAAGTTGCCAACCTCGACCCTGGGGTACGGCGCTTCCTTGTTCATTTTCGCCGAAACGTTACAGGCACCGCGCATGCTCGGTTTCATCGAAGCCTCGGACTGGGGCTCGGTGACCCGCGAATGA
- a CDS encoding methyl-accepting chemotaxis protein, whose protein sequence is MNSWFGNISVNLKLGLGFGLVLTLTCILALTGWTSLGGLIDRSNWMSDITQLNAGLTKLRVVRLQYMLTNGDETAAQNVQTTLDAFSAQQQALLAKFKSPDNLTLLREQGAVIEAYKASLNKMRSAYRTGNSARDVMGSNAETASKLIDAINSAVQQMPPSDQRFEQFQAITAAKEAFLLTRYEVRSYTATTNPETEQKAVRQLDVAIASVKSLGGHFAETQPDTLRQLEAALGNYRSALQAYKNASDDAVQARKEMTDQGAAIVSLSDQLYQIQLERRDAESAQARTLQLISTLLALLVGIIAAVIITRQITGPLRDTLAVVERIASGDLSHDVKVTRRDELGVLQQGIARMGVTLRDLISGIRDGVAQIASAAEELSAVTEQTSAGVNSQKIETDQVATAMHEMTATVQEVARNAEQASRAAAAADGEAREGDKVVNEAIAQIERLASEVARSTEAMNVLQQESDKIGSVMDVIKAVADQTNLLALNAAIEAARAGEAGRGFAVVADEVRGLAQRTQKSTEEIEGLVAGLQNGTQQVSAVMNNSRTLTDSSVALTRKAGVSLENITRTVSNIQSMNQQIAAAAEQQSAVAEEISRSIVNVRDVSEQTAAASDETAAASVELARLGNQLQMMVSHFRV, encoded by the coding sequence ATGAATAGCTGGTTCGGTAATATCAGCGTGAACCTGAAACTGGGCCTGGGGTTCGGCCTGGTCCTGACCCTGACCTGCATCCTCGCCCTGACCGGCTGGACAAGCCTGGGCGGTTTGATTGACCGCAGCAACTGGATGAGCGACATCACCCAGCTCAATGCCGGCCTGACCAAACTGCGTGTGGTTCGGCTGCAATACATGCTGACCAACGGCGACGAAACCGCCGCGCAAAACGTACAGACCACCCTGGACGCGTTCTCCGCCCAGCAGCAAGCGCTGCTGGCGAAATTCAAGAGCCCGGACAACCTCACCTTGTTGAGGGAACAAGGCGCCGTCATCGAGGCTTACAAGGCGTCCCTGAACAAGATGCGCAGTGCCTACCGCACCGGTAACAGCGCCCGCGACGTCATGGGCAGCAACGCCGAAACCGCCAGCAAACTGATCGACGCCATCAACTCCGCCGTGCAGCAAATGCCCCCGAGCGATCAGCGCTTCGAACAGTTCCAGGCCATCACGGCCGCCAAGGAAGCCTTCTTGCTGACCCGCTACGAAGTGCGCAGCTACACCGCCACCACCAACCCCGAGACCGAACAGAAAGCCGTCCGCCAACTGGATGTGGCGATTGCCAGCGTGAAGTCACTGGGCGGGCATTTCGCCGAGACTCAGCCAGACACCCTGCGGCAGCTGGAAGCCGCGCTGGGCAACTACCGCAGTGCCTTGCAGGCGTATAAAAACGCCAGCGACGACGCCGTCCAGGCGCGCAAGGAAATGACCGACCAGGGCGCCGCGATCGTGTCCCTGAGCGATCAGCTGTATCAGATTCAGCTCGAACGCCGTGACGCCGAAAGCGCCCAGGCCCGTACCCTGCAACTGATCAGCACCCTGCTGGCCTTGTTGGTGGGCATCATTGCTGCCGTCATCATCACTCGCCAGATCACCGGCCCGTTGCGCGACACCCTGGCCGTGGTCGAGCGCATCGCCAGCGGCGACCTGTCCCACGACGTCAAGGTGACTCGCCGCGATGAACTCGGTGTGTTGCAGCAAGGCATTGCGCGCATGGGCGTTACCCTGCGCGACTTGATCAGCGGCATTCGCGATGGCGTCGCCCAGATTGCCAGCGCCGCCGAAGAGTTGTCGGCCGTGACCGAGCAGACCAGTGCCGGGGTCAACAGCCAGAAGATCGAAACCGATCAGGTGGCCACGGCCATGCACGAGATGACGGCCACGGTGCAGGAAGTCGCGCGCAATGCCGAGCAAGCCTCCCGGGCCGCGGCTGCCGCTGACGGCGAAGCTCGCGAGGGCGACAAGGTGGTCAACGAAGCCATCGCCCAGATCGAACGCCTGGCCAGCGAAGTGGCGCGCTCAACCGAAGCCATGAATGTGCTGCAACAGGAAAGTGACAAGATCGGCAGTGTCATGGACGTGATCAAGGCCGTCGCTGATCAGACCAACCTGCTGGCGCTCAACGCCGCCATCGAAGCCGCCCGTGCCGGTGAAGCCGGTCGAGGTTTTGCCGTGGTGGCCGACGAAGTCCGTGGCCTGGCCCAACGCACCCAGAAATCCACCGAAGAAATCGAAGGTCTGGTCGCCGGTCTGCAAAATGGCACCCAACAGGTGTCGGCCGTGATGAACAACAGCCGCACCCTGACCGACAGCAGCGTGGCGCTGACCCGCAAGGCCGGCGTGTCACTGGAAAACATCACCCGCACGGTGTCCAACATCCAGTCGATGAACCAGCAGATCGCTGCCGCCGCCGAGCAGCAAAGCGCGGTGGCCGAAGAAATCAGCCGCAGCATCGTCAACGTGCGCGACGTGTCCGAACAGACGGCGGCCGCCAGCGATGAAACGGCTGCGGCCAGTGTTGAGCTGGCGCGGTTGGGTAATCAGTTGCAGATGATGGTGAGCCACTTCCGGGTTTAA
- a CDS encoding type II toxin-antitoxin system VapC family toxin produces MIVLDTNVLSEFMRAEPEARVVAWVDRQPAMDLAISAVTVAEILHGIARLPYGKRKQKLEAHAMEMFEEDFAGRILPFDVHAAVEYATLVAGCEAQGRAVSMADAQIAAICRTHGAPIATRNVRDFEFPGIEVINPWDT; encoded by the coding sequence ATGATAGTGCTCGATACCAATGTTCTTTCCGAGTTTATGCGGGCCGAGCCCGAGGCTCGAGTAGTGGCCTGGGTTGATCGGCAGCCAGCGATGGATCTGGCGATCAGCGCAGTGACCGTGGCAGAAATACTTCATGGAATTGCCCGATTACCTTACGGAAAGCGCAAGCAAAAACTTGAAGCTCATGCGATGGAGATGTTTGAAGAGGATTTCGCTGGAAGGATATTGCCTTTTGATGTTCACGCCGCCGTCGAGTACGCAACGCTGGTAGCGGGTTGTGAAGCACAGGGGCGAGCGGTGTCCATGGCTGATGCGCAAATTGCTGCAATATGCCGGACTCACGGTGCACCGATCGCCACCCGCAATGTTCGAGACTTCGAATTTCCCGGGATCGAGGTGATCAATCCGTGGGATACCTGA
- a CDS encoding plasmid stabilization protein: protein MASITIRNLDDAIKEQLRIAAAHNGHSMEEEVRLILGRALATVDRAGGLGSRIRNRFNDVGGVDLDLPIRSEKATAVDFSE from the coding sequence ATGGCCAGTATCACCATCCGTAATCTGGACGACGCCATAAAAGAACAGCTGCGTATTGCCGCTGCTCACAACGGCCACTCCATGGAAGAAGAGGTCCGCCTGATTCTTGGGAGAGCGCTGGCTACCGTTGACCGGGCTGGAGGGCTTGGTAGCCGGATCCGCAACAGATTCAACGATGTCGGTGGCGTGGACCTCGATTTACCCATACGTTCGGAGAAAGCTACAGCGGTGGATTTCTCTGAATGA